In Toxoplasma gondii ME49 chromosome X, whole genome shotgun sequence, a single genomic region encodes these proteins:
- a CDS encoding aminopeptidase n, putative (encoded by transcript TGME49_224460), whose product MVTLSATTMNATVSPCRISGGVSSRLCGWGVLSFLLASVITVQVSRAGEEKEEPKAVVRLDYKPPNFYLEDIVLDFNLDDEDTTVEALLTLYRRAGTEPMNLVLDGDESVILKSISLATTSSPSLRGQGRVTFTELDGQMPTDSQFQFRIVDGNLMVSKFLLPREAEVRFYIRTLVSINPKANLALFGLYKAGDIFVTLNEPSGFRRITYGVDRPDVLATYTVTVTAPRHLPILLSNGDKVLSGYAGENRHFAKFVDPFPKPSYLFALVAGDFASVSGEFVTMSGRSVTVTIYAQHHQRNQLQWALRSLLRAMRWDEETFGREYQYSEFRVLCVEVFNPGAMENTSLNIFTCSLLLADPKLTTDADHRLIVDVVSHEYFHNWTGNRVTVQDWFQLTLKEGLTMFRNNSFTEETTSRAMKRIGDVADILSIQFREDSGPFAHPIRPETYKSIENLYTRTVYLKGAEVNRMYRTMLGPKGFRRGMDLYFKRHDGKAVTCDDLRAAMADANDKDLSQFERWYSQAGTPHVTVSSFIYDAAERKMHLTLKQHTPPTPGQDKKLPLQIPVAVGCIGKTSKRDVLSPPTQILELTEEEQAFVLVDVGEDCVLSVLRDFSAPVKLIQPLQTDEDLAFLVTYDSDNVNRWQAAQTLSRKVLLTRISEYQQRVEEIEEGRVSESDLFSKLPTQYVQTVRDIVIAPESSMGKDIKSLLLSLPTKAQLELAVDSIDPDAINAALASVRRDIVDALGEEMLQLYTELTLPAGTEESGADIEHWGRRALRNELLRFLTASFDQKSAKLASAHFDRAMVMSDKVAALTVLTEIPGQERDEAFERFRQEVAGNAVLMEKWMSLQAMSAAADTLERVAQLRQHSAFHPFIPGSAYSLFGTFSSSSPQFHSKTGAGYALVLDFLTMIDEHNSLVSSRIAGVAFANWKRFTSPRREMLKEVLKKLLKKEKLSVGLKEVLEKALAGEDD is encoded by the exons ATGGTGACCCTGTCGGCTACGACCATGAATGCGACGGTGTCACCATGTCGGATCTCCGGAGGTGTTTCCTCGAGACTATGCGGTTGGGGTGTTCTCAGCTTTCTGCTTGCATCCGTTATTACGGTGCAGGTTTCTAGAGcaggcgaggaaaaggaagaaccCAAGGCCGTCGTGAGATTGGACTACAAGCCTCCGAATTTCTACCTTGAAGACATCGTTTTGGACTTCAACttggacgacgaagacacaACT GTCGAAGCTCTCCTGACTCTTTACCGTCGCGCCGGCACCGAACCAATGAACCTTGTCCTCGATGGAGATGAGAGTGTGATCTTGAAGAGCATCTCTTTGGCGACTACCTCGTCACCCTCTCTGCGTGGTCAAGGTCGTGTCACCTTCACCGAACTGGACGGGCAAATGCCCACGGACAGCCAGTTTCAGTTTCGCATTGTTGATGGTAACCTGATGGTGTCGAAATTCCTTCTGCCCAGGGAAGCAGAAGTACGCTTCTACATCAGAACTCTGGTGTCCATCAACCCCAAGGCGAACCTGGCACTCTTCGGTCTCTACAAGGCGGGTGATATTTTCGTCACTCTCAACGAACCCTCGGGATTCCGCAGAATCACCTACGGCGTCGATCGACCCGACGTCCTGGCTACCTACACG GTTACCGTGACTGCCCCTCGTCACCTCCCGATTCTCCTGAGCAATGGAGACAAAGTGCTTTCTGGATATGCCGGAGAAAATCGCCACTTTGCGAAGTTCGTGGACCCATTCCCGAAGCCCTCTTACCTTTTTGCGTTGGTTGCTGGTGACTTCGCGTCAGTCAGTGGCGAATTTGTCACGATG TCTGGACGCAGCGTGACCGTGACGATATACGCGCAGCATCACCAGAGGAATCAACTCCAATGGGCTCTTCGTTCCCTGTTGCGGGCGATGCGCTGGGACGAAGAGACATTCGGCAGAGAGTACCAGTATTCGGAGTTCCGTGTGTTGTGCGTCGAAGTCTTCAACCCTGGCGCGATGGAAAACACGTCACTCAACATCTTCACGTGCAGTCTTTTGCTTGCCGATCCCAAGCTCACCACGG ATGCTGACCACCGGCTGATTGTCGATGTCGTCAGTCACGAGTACTTTCACAACTGGACTGGAAACCGCGTTACTGTCCAGGATTGGTTCCAGCTGACTCTGAAGGAGGGTTTGACGATGTTCCGCAACAACAGCTTCACTGAGGAAACGACGTCGCGAGCGATGAAGAGAATTGGAGATGTCGCCGATATCCTCAGCATCCAGTTCCGCGAAGATAGTGGTCCCTTCGCGCATCCGATTCGTCCCGAAACGTACAAGTCGATTGAGAATCTCTACACCCGAACAGTCTACCTGAAGGGTGCCGAGGTTAATCGCAT GTACCGAACAATGTTGGGGCCGAAGGGCTTTCGCAGAGGGATGGATTTGTACTTCAAACGTCACGACGGAAAGGCGGTGACTTGCGACGACTTGCGCGCCGCGATGGCAGACGCGAACGACAAAGATTTGAGCCAGTTTGAAAGGTGGTACTCTCAGGCCGGGACTCCACATGTCACCGTCAGCAGTTTTATCTACGACGCAGCGGAGCGAAAGATGCATTTGACGCTCAAGCAACACACCCCGCCGACGCCGGGACAGGACAAGAAACTCCCTCTCCAGATTCCCGTCGCTGTTGGATGTATTGGCAAAACGAGCAAACGAGATGTGCTTTCCCCACCGACTCAA ATTCTCGAACTAACGGAAGAGGAGCAAGCGTTCGTGTTGGTCGACGTCGGAGAAGACTGCGTGCTCTCTGTTCTGCGCGACTTTTCGGCGCCCGTCAAGCTCATCCAGCCCCTCCAGACAGACGAGGACTTGGCATTCCTGGTGACGTACGATTCAGACAATGTCAACAGGTGGCAAGCGGCACAAACGCTCTCGCGCAAAGTGTTGCTCACGCGCATTTCCGAGTACCAACAGAGAGTGGAAGAAATCGAGGAGGGACGTGTGAGTGAGAGCGACTTGTTTTCCAAGCTTCCCACCCAGTACGTGCAGACCGTTCGCGATATTGTGATCGCCCCTGAATCCTCCATGGGCAAAGACATCAAG TCTCTGCTGCTGAGTCTGCCGACAAAAGCGCAGCTGGAACTGGCAGTCGACAGCATCGATCCCGACGCCATCAATGCAGCCTTGGCATCCGTCAGGAGAGACATCGTCGATGCCTTGGGGGAAGAGATGCTGCAGCTGTACACGGAGCTCACGCTACCGGCAGGCACCGAGGAGTCTGGAGCTGACATCGAGCACTGGGGCAG ACGCGCTCTCCGGAACGAGCTCTTGCGGTTCCTGACTGCGTCATTTGACCAGAAGTCGGCGAAACTCGCTTCTGCCCACTTCGACCGTGCCATGGTCATGTCTGACAAAGTTGCGGCGTTGACTGTGCTCACGGAAATTCCAGGACAAGAAAGGGATGAAGCTTTCGAGCGTTTTCGCCAGGAAGTCGCCG GCAACGCGGTGCTGATGGAGAAGTGGATGAGCCTGCAAGCGATGTCGGCTGCGGCAGACACGCTGGAGCGGGTCGCGCAACTGCGCCAGCACAGCGCGTTTCACCCGTTTATCCCCGGTTCCGCGTACTCTCTCTTCGGCACTTTCAGCTCGTCCAGTCCGCAGTTCCACAGCAAGACTGGCGCAGGCTATGCCTTGGTTCTTGATTTTCTGACGATGATCGACGAGCACAACTCGCTGGTGTCTTCCCGGATCGCTGGCGTGGCGTTCGCGAACTGGAAGCGATTCACTTCTCCACGAAGGGAGATGCTGAAGGAAGtgctgaagaagctgctcaagaaggagaagctctCTGTCGGTCTGAAAGAAGTCCTGGAGAAGGCCCTTGCCGGGGAAGACGACTGA